One region of Pseudomonas alvandae genomic DNA includes:
- a CDS encoding RHS repeat-associated core domain-containing protein, protein MSDALWAARLGDALNHTSMMADVLGGVLEVAANIAITAVATAAVVAATGITVVTGGLGCFVLGLVVGTVVGLAMSKTGADKGLSNICEGIGNALFPPTVQANILTGSTDTLTNNIPAARAAGAIPSHVAPAGTELEAPEPEEEPSYLDMAGEFFSQMWRPTVATPAPGAVPKPEDLVICMKHPPMPPQFMAEGSDKVTINGQPAVRSGDRSTCDATVVSAGLISPNVTIGGGSVVVREIRSGKTPGVGLAVTALLMLKGGKGKFFSKLPCMLVGGAASMAASRAANAAANAAMGSSNPVHAATGAKVLGGGEELDFVLPGILPIDWQRFYNSRDERRDSLFGAGWSVTYEVRVDILPHPDGGETLVYTDEQARPIDMGSIPLGGTVFSAGEGLAVRRHTSGQLLIESDDGLYRLFEPTPANPSHLRLSQLGDRNDNRIHLDYDEGGRLVRLRDTFDLVQVELIREGERVSQIQRLYPDQSREVLVSYAYDASGNLAEVRDAGNQMQRRFSYDAGRRMVEHQLPTGLRCFYEWALIEDQEWRVVRHWTDEGDAYQFDYDLKAGITRISDSLQRVSIRHWNSQHQIVRFSDNLGQTWLFEWNDERQLLSATDPQGGQYSFSYDDAGNLISETDPLGRSESTLWLEHWALPLVDTDAAGNSWTYSYDQRGNCTAQTDPLGHRTRYRYDAHGQVVEIIDATGKSKKLRWSPFGQLVEHVDCSGYPTRFSYDARGYLQTITDALGERTQFSYDAQGRLLGSQLPDGRTEHYQRDSAGQLTGYTDPAGHTTHYQHNRRGQVRLRTDAQGRQVQFAYDSFGRLQALVNENGESYRFAWDAGDRLSEQQDLDGSAKRYDYDRLDNVAAVTAMPAPYGTGLALIPEIPPAPIVHCLERDAVGRLIAKVTDDGRTEYRYDPLDQLTAVTFTDLQGNAQTLSFTYDALGQLLAENGAAGSLQHHYDELGNLIQTQLPDGRWVNRLYYGSGHLHQINLDGQVISDFERDRLHREVLRTQGQISTRSEYDRSGRLRTRQRRHSGQPSLLPAAVQKHFEYDPADNLIGKLDQQPAAQQRQLLHYDATGRIIASQDSLHGQRETFSYDAAANLLDGPTPGAGLVVHNKLLTYQDKRYRYDAFGRMIEKRSAKRGVQRFAYDAESRLIEVRNDDGSVVNMAYDPLGRRIAKTEQDNKGYPLGETRFTWDGLRLLQEHRHQQTSLYLYEDDDYEPLARIDGSGPLQKIRYYHNDLNGLPEQLTEADGHNVWQAAYRVWGNTLEEVREPYYIEEQNLRFQGQYLDRETGLHFNTFRFYDPDVGRFTTPDPIGLAGGFNLYQYAPNPIGWVDPWGWEVCRLSASQKRAMGPAPKGMVKPHYHHIVREKAPKSWRAQNRKYITDSQKILTKHKIGLNDDPRNFTWAQNGGGNHSVASAKKVYEILQKADIGGTASVENALKKMGDQMAKGIF, encoded by the coding sequence ATGTCTGACGCGCTCTGGGCTGCCCGCCTGGGCGATGCACTCAACCACACCTCGATGATGGCCGACGTCCTTGGCGGCGTGCTGGAGGTGGCGGCGAACATTGCGATTACTGCCGTGGCGACCGCCGCGGTGGTCGCGGCCACGGGCATTACCGTGGTCACCGGCGGCCTGGGCTGCTTCGTGCTCGGACTGGTGGTGGGAACGGTGGTCGGGCTTGCCATGAGCAAGACCGGGGCCGACAAAGGGTTGAGCAATATATGCGAGGGCATCGGCAACGCCCTCTTTCCGCCCACGGTCCAGGCCAACATCCTCACCGGCTCCACTGACACCCTCACCAATAACATCCCCGCAGCCCGCGCCGCCGGGGCGATTCCGTCCCACGTCGCCCCGGCCGGCACCGAGCTTGAAGCGCCCGAGCCTGAAGAAGAACCCAGCTACCTGGACATGGCCGGGGAGTTCTTCTCGCAAATGTGGCGCCCCACCGTCGCCACGCCCGCCCCCGGCGCCGTGCCCAAGCCGGAGGACCTGGTCATCTGCATGAAGCATCCGCCGATGCCACCGCAGTTCATGGCCGAAGGTTCGGACAAGGTCACCATCAACGGCCAGCCCGCCGTGCGCAGCGGCGACCGCAGCACCTGCGATGCAACGGTGGTGTCGGCCGGGCTGATTTCACCCAACGTGACCATTGGCGGCGGTTCGGTGGTGGTGCGCGAGATCCGCAGCGGCAAGACCCCGGGTGTTGGCTTGGCGGTCACGGCCCTGTTGATGCTCAAGGGCGGCAAGGGCAAATTCTTCAGCAAGCTGCCGTGCATGCTGGTGGGCGGCGCGGCATCCATGGCCGCCAGCAGGGCGGCGAACGCAGCGGCCAATGCGGCCATGGGTTCGTCGAACCCGGTGCACGCGGCCACGGGTGCCAAGGTGCTTGGCGGTGGTGAAGAGCTGGACTTCGTCTTGCCCGGCATCCTGCCGATCGACTGGCAACGCTTCTACAACAGCCGTGACGAGCGTCGCGACAGCCTGTTCGGTGCCGGCTGGAGCGTGACCTATGAGGTACGGGTCGACATCCTGCCCCACCCCGACGGCGGCGAAACCCTGGTCTACACCGACGAACAGGCGCGCCCCATCGACATGGGCTCCATCCCGTTGGGCGGCACCGTATTCAGTGCCGGCGAAGGCCTGGCGGTGCGCCGCCATACAAGTGGGCAATTGCTGATCGAGAGCGATGACGGCCTGTACCGTTTGTTCGAACCCACGCCGGCCAACCCATCCCACTTGCGCTTGAGCCAACTGGGCGACCGCAACGACAACCGTATCCACCTCGACTATGACGAGGGCGGACGCCTGGTGCGGCTGCGCGACACCTTCGATCTGGTGCAGGTCGAGCTGATTCGAGAAGGCGAACGCGTCAGCCAGATTCAACGGCTCTACCCTGATCAATCGCGGGAAGTGCTGGTCAGCTACGCCTACGACGCATCGGGCAATCTCGCCGAAGTACGCGACGCTGGCAACCAGATGCAACGGCGCTTCAGCTATGACGCTGGACGGCGGATGGTCGAGCACCAACTGCCCACCGGCCTGCGCTGCTTCTACGAATGGGCCTTGATCGAGGACCAGGAATGGCGCGTAGTCCGGCACTGGACCGATGAGGGCGACGCCTACCAATTCGACTATGACCTCAAGGCGGGTATCACCCGCATCAGCGATAGCCTGCAACGCGTCAGCATCCGGCACTGGAACAGCCAGCACCAGATCGTCCGGTTCAGCGACAACCTCGGCCAGACGTGGCTGTTCGAATGGAACGATGAGCGCCAGTTGCTCAGTGCTACCGATCCACAAGGCGGCCAGTACTCATTCAGCTACGACGACGCCGGCAACCTGATCAGCGAAACCGACCCGTTGGGCCGCAGCGAGTCCACCCTCTGGCTCGAACATTGGGCCCTGCCGCTGGTGGACACTGATGCCGCCGGCAATAGCTGGACGTACAGCTACGATCAACGCGGCAACTGCACGGCGCAAACCGACCCGCTGGGCCATCGCACCCGCTACCGCTACGACGCCCACGGCCAGGTGGTAGAAATCATCGATGCGACCGGCAAAAGCAAGAAGCTGCGCTGGAGCCCGTTCGGCCAACTGGTCGAACACGTTGATTGCTCGGGTTACCCGACACGCTTTAGTTATGACGCGCGCGGTTACCTGCAAACCATCACTGACGCCCTCGGCGAGCGCACCCAATTCAGCTACGACGCCCAAGGCCGGCTGCTGGGCAGCCAATTGCCGGACGGCCGCACCGAGCATTATCAGCGCGACAGCGCCGGCCAGCTCACCGGCTACACCGACCCGGCCGGGCACACCACGCACTACCAGCACAACCGCCGCGGCCAGGTCCGCCTACGCACCGACGCCCAGGGCCGGCAAGTGCAGTTCGCCTACGACAGCTTCGGCCGGCTGCAAGCGCTGGTCAACGAGAATGGCGAGAGCTACCGATTTGCCTGGGACGCTGGGGATCGGTTGAGCGAGCAACAAGACCTGGATGGCAGCGCCAAACGCTACGACTACGACCGCCTCGACAACGTCGCGGCAGTGACGGCGATGCCTGCACCGTACGGCACGGGCCTGGCGCTCATTCCCGAAATACCGCCGGCGCCCATCGTCCATTGCCTGGAACGCGATGCCGTGGGCCGCCTGATCGCCAAAGTCACCGACGACGGCCGCACCGAATACCGCTACGACCCGCTGGACCAACTCACCGCCGTCACCTTCACCGACCTGCAAGGCAACGCGCAAACCCTGAGCTTTACCTACGACGCCCTCGGCCAGCTGCTCGCCGAAAACGGCGCCGCCGGCAGCCTGCAACACCACTACGACGAACTCGGCAACCTGATCCAGACCCAACTGCCCGATGGCCGCTGGGTCAACCGCCTGTACTACGGCAGCGGCCACCTGCACCAGATCAACCTCGACGGCCAGGTCATCAGCGACTTCGAACGCGACCGCCTGCACCGCGAAGTGCTACGCACCCAAGGCCAGATCAGCACCCGCAGCGAATACGACCGCAGCGGCCGCCTGCGCACGCGACAACGCCGCCACAGCGGCCAACCCTCGCTGCTGCCGGCGGCGGTACAAAAACACTTCGAGTACGACCCCGCCGACAACCTCATCGGCAAGCTCGACCAGCAACCCGCCGCGCAACAGCGCCAATTGCTGCACTACGACGCCACCGGCCGCATCATCGCCAGCCAGGACAGCCTGCACGGCCAGCGCGAAACCTTCAGCTACGACGCCGCCGCCAACCTGCTGGACGGCCCCACCCCAGGCGCCGGACTGGTGGTGCACAACAAACTGCTGACCTACCAGGACAAGCGCTACCGCTACGACGCCTTTGGCCGGATGATCGAAAAGCGCAGCGCCAAACGCGGCGTGCAGCGCTTCGCCTACGACGCCGAAAGCCGCTTGATCGAAGTGCGCAACGACGACGGCAGCGTGGTAAACATGGCCTACGACCCGCTCGGCCGGCGCATCGCCAAGACCGAGCAGGACAACAAAGGTTACCCGCTGGGTGAAACCCGCTTCACCTGGGACGGCCTGCGCCTGTTGCAGGAACATCGCCACCAGCAAACCAGCCTGTACCTCTACGAAGACGACGACTACGAACCCCTGGCCCGCATCGACGGGAGCGGCCCGCTGCAAAAGATCCGCTACTACCACAACGACCTCAACGGCCTGCCGGAGCAACTCACCGAAGCCGACGGGCACAACGTTTGGCAGGCTGCGTATCGGGTATGGGGCAACACGCTGGAAGAGGTGCGCGAGCCGTACTACATCGAAGAGCAGAATTTGCGGTTCCAGGGGCAATACCTGGATCGGGAAACGGGGCTGCATTTTAATACGTTCAGGTTTTATGATCCGGATGTGGGGCGGTTTACTACGCCGGATCCGATTGGCTTGGCAGGTGGGTTCAACCTCTATCAATACGCACCGAATCCTATTGGGTGGGTGGATCCGTGGGGTTGGGAAGTTTGTCGACTCAGCGCCTCACAGAAGAGAGCGATGGGGCCTGCGCCTAAGGGTATGGTGAAGCCGCATTACCATCATATCGTCCGCGAAAAAGCTCCGAAAAGCTGGAGAGCGCAAAATCGAAAATACATTACCGACTCGCAAAAAATTCTGACCAAACACAAAATCGGCCTGAACGACGATCCGCGCAACTTCACTTGGGCCCAAAATGGTGGGGGAAATCACTCGGTAGCCAGCGCGAAAAAAGTTTATGAAATTCTTCAGAAAGCGGACATCGGTGGGACGGCCAGTGTCGAAAACGCATTGAAAAAAATGGGTGATCAAATGGCAAAAGGAATTTTTTAA
- a CDS encoding type II toxin-antitoxin system VapC family toxin, translating into MFLLDTNVISELRKPQADKNVQAWARSVPAPSLYVSAITVLELETGVLRFERKDSVQGSRLRAWLDNHVMPTFAGRILAVDRAVALRCARLHVPDRSNECDALIAATALVHGLTVVTRNVTDFQSSGVALLNPWSS; encoded by the coding sequence ATGTTTCTACTCGATACCAATGTCATCTCGGAGCTGCGCAAACCCCAAGCCGATAAAAACGTGCAGGCCTGGGCGCGCAGCGTGCCCGCCCCCAGCCTCTACGTCTCGGCGATTACCGTACTGGAACTGGAAACCGGCGTCTTGCGCTTCGAGCGCAAGGATTCGGTGCAAGGCAGTCGCCTGCGTGCGTGGCTGGACAACCATGTCATGCCTACGTTTGCCGGCAGGATTCTCGCCGTCGACCGCGCCGTGGCGCTTCGCTGCGCGCGTCTTCATGTTCCCGACCGCAGCAACGAATGCGATGCGTTGATTGCCGCCACCGCGCTGGTCCACGGGCTGACCGTGGTGACGCGCAACGTGACGGATTTCCAGAGCAGCGGCGTGGCATTGCTCAACCCTTGGTCAAGCTGA
- a CDS encoding type II toxin-antitoxin system Phd/YefM family antitoxin: protein MSVTTISSREFNHDTSGAKKATREGPVIITDRGKPAHVLLSIEEYQKLTGVGASIVELLVMPDAPDIDFDTERAVITPRSVDLS from the coding sequence ATGTCCGTCACCACTATTTCCAGCCGCGAATTCAACCACGACACAAGTGGTGCCAAAAAAGCCACCCGTGAAGGGCCGGTCATCATCACCGACCGTGGCAAGCCAGCCCATGTGCTGCTAAGCATTGAGGAGTACCAGAAACTGACCGGCGTTGGCGCCAGCATTGTCGAGTTGCTGGTCATGCCCGATGCGCCGGATATCGACTTCGATACCGAGCGTGCCGTCATTACGCCCCGCTCGGTGGACCTGTCCTGA
- the ccoP gene encoding cytochrome-c oxidase, cbb3-type subunit III, whose translation MTTFWSLYVTVLSLGTIFSLTWLLLSTRKGQRSEATEETVGHSFDGIEEYDNPLPKWWFMLFVGTIIFALGYLVLYPGLGNWKGLLPGYNYLDTEKQTAFANGQTGWTGVHEWEKEMARSDAKFGPIFAKFASMPIEEVAKDPQALKMGGRLFASNCSVCHGSDAKGAYGFPNLTDADWRWGGEPETIKTTIMGGRHAVMPGWAAVVGEQGVADVASYLVTSLHGRKLPEGAKADPANGQKLFAANCVACHGPAGKGTPAMGAPDLTHPAGFIYGSSFAQLQQTIRYGRQGQMPAQADLQGNDKVHLLAAYVYSLSHGEKAPAADAQ comes from the coding sequence ATGACTACATTCTGGAGTCTGTACGTCACAGTCCTCAGCCTGGGAACGATCTTCTCCCTGACCTGGCTGCTGCTGTCGACCCGCAAGGGCCAACGCAGCGAAGCCACCGAAGAGACGGTCGGCCACTCCTTCGACGGGATCGAGGAGTACGATAATCCGCTGCCGAAATGGTGGTTCATGCTGTTCGTCGGCACCATCATTTTCGCCCTTGGCTACCTGGTCCTCTACCCTGGCCTGGGCAACTGGAAAGGCCTGCTGCCAGGCTACAACTACCTGGACACCGAAAAGCAGACCGCCTTCGCCAACGGCCAGACCGGCTGGACCGGCGTGCACGAGTGGGAAAAGGAAATGGCTCGCTCGGACGCCAAGTTCGGTCCGATCTTCGCCAAGTTCGCTTCCATGCCGATCGAAGAAGTCGCCAAGGACCCGCAAGCGTTGAAGATGGGCGGTCGCCTGTTTGCTTCCAACTGCTCGGTCTGCCACGGTTCGGACGCCAAGGGTGCCTACGGTTTCCCCAACCTGACCGACGCCGACTGGCGCTGGGGCGGCGAGCCGGAGACCATCAAGACCACCATCATGGGCGGTCGTCACGCCGTGATGCCGGGCTGGGCCGCCGTTGTTGGCGAGCAAGGCGTGGCTGACGTGGCTTCCTACCTGGTGACCAGCCTGCACGGTCGCAAGCTGCCGGAAGGCGCCAAGGCCGATCCGGCCAACGGCCAGAAGCTGTTCGCGGCCAACTGCGTGGCCTGCCACGGCCCTGCTGGCAAAGGCACGCCCGCCATGGGCGCACCTGACCTGACGCACCCGGCCGGCTTCATCTATGGTTCGAGCTTCGCCCAGCTGCAGCAGACCATCCGCTACGGTCGCCAGGGCCAGATGCCGGCCCAGGCTGACCTGCAAGGCAACGACAAGGTCCACCTGCTGGCAGCCTATGTCTACAGCCTGTCGCACGGCGAAAAGGCTCCGGCCGCTGACGCTCAGTAA
- a CDS encoding CcoQ/FixQ family Cbb3-type cytochrome c oxidase assembly chaperone, with product MDIGMIRGLGTVVVMVAFIGLALWVFSPKRKSEFDDATLLPFADDPEAIKHVEQASRSNKE from the coding sequence ATGGATATCGGGATGATTCGTGGCCTGGGTACCGTCGTCGTGATGGTGGCCTTCATCGGCCTGGCACTGTGGGTATTCAGCCCCAAGCGCAAGTCGGAGTTCGACGACGCGACCTTGCTGCCGTTCGCGGATGATCCCGAAGCCATCAAGCACGTCGAGCAAGCTTCTAGGAGTAACAAAGAATGA
- the ccoO gene encoding cytochrome-c oxidase, cbb3-type subunit II — MKHEAVEKNIGLLAFFMVIAVSIGGLTQIVPLFFQDVTNKPVEGMKPRTALELEGRDIYIANGCVGCHSQMIRPFRAETERYGHYSVAGESVWDHPFLWGSKRTGPDLARVGGRYSDDWHRAHLYNPRNVVPESKMPAYPFLVENKLDGKDTAKKMEVLRTLGVPYTDEDIAGAKDAVKGKTEMDALVAYLQGLGTIIKSKR, encoded by the coding sequence ATGAAGCACGAAGCAGTAGAGAAGAATATCGGCCTGCTGGCCTTCTTCATGGTCATCGCTGTCAGTATCGGCGGCCTGACCCAGATCGTTCCGCTGTTCTTCCAGGACGTGACCAACAAGCCGGTCGAGGGCATGAAGCCGCGCACCGCCCTTGAACTGGAAGGCCGCGACATCTACATCGCCAACGGCTGTGTCGGCTGCCACTCGCAGATGATCCGTCCGTTCCGTGCCGAAACCGAACGCTACGGCCACTACTCCGTTGCCGGCGAAAGCGTCTGGGACCACCCGTTCCTGTGGGGTTCCAAACGTACCGGCCCGGACCTGGCCCGCGTTGGCGGCCGCTACTCCGACGACTGGCACCGTGCGCACTTGTACAACCCGCGCAACGTCGTGCCTGAGTCGAAGATGCCGGCCTACCCGTTCCTCGTAGAAAACAAGCTCGACGGCAAAGACACCGCCAAGAAAATGGAAGTCTTGCGTACCCTGGGCGTGCCTTACACCGATGAAGACATCGCCGGTGCCAAGGATGCCGTCAAGGGCAAGACCGAAATGGACGCGCTGGTGGCCTATCTGCAAGGCCTGGGCACCATCATCAAAAGCAAACGGTGA
- the ccoN gene encoding cytochrome-c oxidase, cbb3-type subunit I: MSTAISPTAYNYKVVRQFAIMTVVWGILGMGLGVFIASQLVWPELNFDLPWTTFGRLRPLHTNLVIFAFGGCALFATSYYVVQRTCQTRLISDSLAAFTFWGWQAVIVGAIVTLPMGFTTTKEYAELEWPLAILLAIVWVTYGLVFFGTIVKRKTKHIYVGNWFYGAFIVVTAMLHIVNHASLPVSFFKSYSAYSGATDAMIQWWYGHNAVGFFLTTGFLGMMYYFVPKQAERPIYSYRLSIVHFWALITLYIWAGPHHLHYTALPDWAQSLGMAMSIILLAPSWGGMINGMMTLSGAWHKLRTDPILRFLVVSLAFYGMSTFEGPMMAIKTVNSLSHYTDWTIGHVHAGALGWVAMISIGAIYHMIPKLFGRAQMHSTGLINAHFWLATIGTVLYIASMWVNGITQGLMWRAINDDGTLTYSFVEALQASHPGFIVRALGGAFFASGMLLMAYNVYRTVRASDPAEAEAAAKIAVVGAH; this comes from the coding sequence ATGAGCACAGCAATCAGTCCGACTGCTTATAACTATAAGGTAGTCCGCCAGTTCGCCATCATGACGGTGGTCTGGGGGATCCTTGGCATGGGGCTCGGTGTCTTCATCGCCTCGCAACTGGTCTGGCCGGAGTTGAACTTCGATCTGCCATGGACGACATTTGGACGCCTGCGCCCGCTGCACACCAACCTGGTGATCTTCGCCTTCGGTGGTTGTGCGTTGTTTGCCACTTCTTACTATGTCGTGCAGCGAACCTGCCAGACGCGACTGATTTCCGACAGCCTCGCGGCCTTCACCTTCTGGGGTTGGCAAGCGGTGATCGTCGGCGCGATCGTGACCTTGCCCATGGGTTTCACCACCACCAAGGAATACGCCGAGCTGGAATGGCCCCTGGCTATCCTGCTGGCCATCGTCTGGGTGACCTACGGTCTGGTGTTCTTCGGCACCATCGTCAAGCGCAAGACCAAGCACATCTATGTCGGCAACTGGTTCTACGGTGCCTTCATCGTCGTGACCGCCATGCTGCACATCGTCAACCACGCGTCGCTGCCAGTCAGCTTCTTCAAGTCGTATTCGGCCTACTCGGGCGCGACCGACGCGATGATCCAGTGGTGGTACGGCCACAACGCCGTGGGCTTCTTCCTGACCACCGGCTTTTTGGGGATGATGTACTACTTCGTGCCGAAGCAGGCCGAGCGTCCGATCTATTCCTATCGCCTGTCCATCGTCCACTTCTGGGCGCTGATCACCCTCTACATCTGGGCCGGTCCGCACCACCTGCACTACACCGCGCTGCCGGACTGGGCGCAGTCCCTGGGCATGGCGATGTCGATCATCCTGCTGGCGCCAAGCTGGGGCGGCATGATCAACGGCATGATGACCCTCTCGGGCGCCTGGCATAAGCTACGCACCGACCCGATTCTGCGCTTCCTGGTGGTATCGCTGGCGTTCTACGGCATGTCGACCTTCGAAGGCCCGATGATGGCCATCAAGACCGTCAACTCCCTGAGCCACTACACCGACTGGACCATCGGCCACGTACACGCCGGTGCACTCGGCTGGGTAGCGATGATCTCCATCGGCGCCATCTACCACATGATCCCGAAACTGTTCGGCCGTGCGCAGATGCACAGCACCGGCCTGATCAACGCGCACTTCTGGCTCGCGACCATCGGCACCGTGCTCTACATCGCCTCGATGTGGGTCAACGGTATTACCCAGGGCCTGATGTGGCGTGCGATCAACGACGACGGCACCCTGACCTACTCGTTCGTCGAAGCGCTGCAAGCCAGCCATCCTGGTTTCATCGTGCGTGCCCTGGGCGGCGCGTTCTTCGCCAGCGGCATGCTGTTGATGGCCTACAACGTGTATCGCACCGTTCGTGCCTCTGACCCGGCTGAAGCTGAAGCCGCCGCCAAGATCGCCGTAGTTGGAGCTCACTGA
- the ccoP gene encoding cytochrome-c oxidase, cbb3-type subunit III, whose product MTTFWSTWICVLTIGSLIGLTWLLIGTRKGETKGSVDQTMGHSFDGIEEYDNPLPQWWFLLFAGTLVFSVGYLVLYPGLGNWKGILPGYDNGWTGAHEWEKEMAKADAKFGPIFAKFSAMPVEEVAKDPQALKMGGRLFASNCSVCHGSDAKGAFGFPNLADSNWRWGGAADTIKTTIMGGRMAAMPAWGEVLGDAGVKNVAAYVRHDLAGLPLPADSGADLQAGQQAFNTTCVACHGANGQGTEAMGAPNLTQPAGFIYGTSLAQLQQTIRHGRQGHMPAQNELLGNDKVQLLAAYVYSLSHNASTERLQAEHKSE is encoded by the coding sequence ATGACCACTTTCTGGAGTACGTGGATCTGCGTACTGACCATTGGCAGCCTGATCGGCCTGACGTGGCTGCTGATCGGCACCCGCAAGGGCGAGACCAAGGGCAGCGTCGACCAGACCATGGGCCACAGCTTCGACGGCATCGAGGAATACGACAACCCGCTGCCGCAATGGTGGTTCCTGTTGTTCGCCGGCACGTTGGTGTTTTCCGTTGGCTACCTGGTCCTTTACCCGGGCCTGGGCAATTGGAAAGGCATCCTGCCCGGCTACGACAACGGCTGGACCGGCGCCCATGAATGGGAAAAGGAAATGGCCAAGGCCGACGCCAAGTTCGGGCCGATCTTCGCCAAGTTCTCGGCGATGCCTGTAGAGGAAGTCGCCAAGGACCCACAAGCCTTGAAGATGGGAGGTCGCCTGTTCGCCTCCAACTGCTCGGTCTGCCACGGCTCGGACGCCAAGGGTGCCTTCGGCTTCCCGAACCTGGCCGACAGCAACTGGCGCTGGGGCGGCGCGGCCGACACCATCAAGACGACCATCATGGGTGGCCGCATGGCGGCGATGCCGGCCTGGGGCGAAGTGCTGGGGGACGCCGGGGTCAAGAACGTGGCCGCGTATGTGCGCCACGACTTGGCGGGCCTGCCCTTGCCGGCGGACAGCGGTGCCGACCTGCAAGCCGGCCAGCAAGCGTTCAACACCACCTGCGTCGCTTGCCATGGCGCCAATGGCCAGGGCACCGAAGCCATGGGCGCGCCGAACCTGACGCAACCGGCCGGTTTCATCTACGGCACCAGCCTGGCCCAGTTGCAGCAGACCATTCGCCATGGACGCCAAGGCCACATGCCGGCGCAAAATGAGCTGCTGGGCAATGACAAGGTGCAGCTGCTCGCGGCCTACGTCTACAGCCTGTCCCACAACGCCAGCACCGAACGCCTGCAAGCTGAACACAAAAGCGAATAA
- a CDS encoding cbb3-type cytochrome oxidase subunit 3, whose protein sequence is MVLDMSTGMIRGLGTVVVFIAFIGLILWVYSSKRGPEFAQARLLPFADEPPADITPQDPAPRSTRS, encoded by the coding sequence ATGGTTCTTGACATGAGTACTGGCATGATCCGCGGCCTGGGCACCGTCGTGGTGTTCATCGCCTTCATCGGCCTGATCCTGTGGGTGTACAGCAGCAAGCGCGGGCCGGAATTCGCCCAGGCGCGCCTGCTGCCGTTCGCCGACGAACCGCCCGCCGACATTACCCCCCAAGACCCCGCACCAAGGAGTACCCGGTCATGA
- the ccoO gene encoding cytochrome-c oxidase, cbb3-type subunit II — protein sequence MKHETIEKNVGLLMLLMVLAVSIGGLTQIVPLFFQDVTNKPVDGMKPYTALQLEGRDIYIREGCVGCHSQMIRPFRAETERYGHYSVAGESVWDHPFLWGSKRTGPDLARVGARYSDDWHRAHLYNPRNVVPESKMPAYPWLVTQAVDSSHTEGKLRAMRTLGVPYTDDDIAGSVASLKGKTEMDALVAYLQVLGTAIKSKR from the coding sequence ATGAAACACGAAACAATCGAAAAAAACGTCGGCCTGCTGATGCTGTTGATGGTGCTGGCCGTGAGCATCGGCGGCCTGACCCAGATCGTGCCGCTGTTCTTCCAGGACGTGACCAACAAACCGGTGGACGGCATGAAGCCCTACACCGCCCTGCAATTGGAAGGCCGCGATATCTACATCCGCGAAGGCTGCGTCGGCTGCCATTCGCAGATGATTCGTCCGTTCCGCGCCGAAACCGAGCGCTACGGCCACTACTCCGTGGCTGGCGAAAGCGTCTGGGACCACCCGTTCCTGTGGGGCTCCAAGCGCACCGGACCGGACCTGGCCCGCGTCGGCGCGCGTTACTCCGATGACTGGCACCGCGCGCACTTGTACAACCCACGTAACGTCGTGCCCGAGTCGAAAATGCCGGCCTACCCATGGCTGGTGACACAGGCAGTCGACAGCAGCCACACCGAAGGCAAGCTGCGCGCCATGCGCACCCTCGGCGTGCCGTACACCGATGACGATATCGCGGGCAGTGTCGCCTCGCTCAAAGGCAAGACCGAAATGGACGCGCTGGTCGCCTACCTGCAAGTGCTCGGCACTGCCATCAAGAGCAAGAGGTGA